From Leishmania donovani BPK282A1 complete genome, chromosome 34, the proteins below share one genomic window:
- a CDS encoding centrin, putative has translation MNITSRTSGPLRTTAPAASAPSAAARRRFQLTEEQRQEIREAFELFDSDKNGLIDVHEMKVSMRALGFDAKREEVLQLMQDCAARDQNNQPLMDLPGFTDIMTDKFAQRDPRQEMVKAFQLFDENNTGKISLRSLRRVARELGENMSDEELQAMIDEFDVDQDGEINLEEFLAIMLEEDDY, from the coding sequence ATGAACATCACTAGTCGCACATCGGggccgctgcgcaccactgcgccggcggcatcagcgccgtccgcggcagcgcgccgtcgcttcCAGCTTACGGAGGAACAGCGCCAGGAGATCCGAGAGGCATTCGAGCTGTTCGACTCGGATAAGAACGGACTCATCGATGTGCATGAGATGAAGGTCAGCATGCGAGCACTTGGCTTTGATGCAAAAcgggaggaggtgctgcagctcatgCAGGACTGCGCTGCCCGGGACCAGAACAATCAGCCGCTTATGGACTTACCGGGCTTCACAGATATCATGACGGACAAGTTTGCGCAGCGCGATCCTCGGCAGGAGATGGTGAAGGCGTTTCAGCTGTTTGACGAGAACAATACCGGCAAAATCTCCCTTCGCTCGCTGCGTCGTGTGGCGCGGGAACTGGGCGAGAACATGAGCGACGAAGAGCTGCAGGCAATGATTGACGAGTTTGACGTAGATCAAGATGGCGAGATCAACCTAGAAGAGTTTCTTGCCATTATGCTAGAGGAGGACGACTACTAG
- a CDS encoding DNAj-like protein — protein MSTALGMEPEVVSSSASSSSELEEPTVDPRDVGTDAGNRSPELSLNTATASASGLAWPNNLNVNKISGVRAGATDKLQGGTSAHRGVNGATARFTDPKDENGFTVFSRRPTGAGAAATGLSQQQTSPTSTLAPNVSNGSGVSSGHALRSSANASGATANDERPGVMEFAKNLSERHLRCALCAKVVVDVVLIGAHASVACRRCALALPGTHITELPRPLREVLRALKAAAGLPEPNDDFVGDRRILRAKRPFPVSATQPNGTEPTVKEETAAVASPGSPAPAAATSTAAMQAVLAELTDAEMAERHQIGSAEASSRAEITTRRSVAIAARAAPAAAAGKPNGVSSRQYKLEADRKYENAEYVAALELYTKAIKLQPMDHQSNVKFLYGNRSAAHYMAQRYNECIEDCLEVVRLDPGSVKMLSRAARSACTMGNLKRAVEIMESTPKDRLTSDMEAELARYKSGLEAYRHAERCFGTPEGDEQYRMLVAQFSDTVPFRVRSAESLREQRHYMRAVEVLEALSYSTRTPAACRIMSECLYLSGFEYFERARKCIVDAAQLDDACNELLKKIDAVDDGKQKGNSNFNKKNYGPAAEYYTVAIQAAADNDQVLRVLYCNRAAAYKELGRYREGVEDCTKTLQIDKEFYKAYARRARCHEHLGDHFAAVRDFKKAIEYDGTDRELARELRAAEQNLAKEAEKERDFYFQLGVSRTATEREIKLKYRELSLRWHPDKCIGLDEVERERAEHKFKIISEAYATLVDAVKRREYDAKQDRERFTRAGGFNFSSTYSGGSANDYYRGRHRAGGNGFW, from the coding sequence ATGAGCACCGCCCTTGGAATGGAGCCGGAGGTGGTGTCTTCatcggcctcctcctcgtctgaGCTGGAAGAGCCCACCGTTGACCCGCGCGACGTCGGCACCGATGCGGGGAACCGCTCGCCAGAGCTGTCGCTGAAcacggccaccgccagcgcgagCGGCCTGGCCTGGCCAAACAACCTCAACGTCAACAAGATCAGCGGCGTCCGAGCTGGCGCGACAGACAAGCTACAAGGTGGAACTTCTGCCCATCGCGGTGTCAACGGCGCCACAGCTCGATTCACGGACCCGAAGGACGAGAACGGCTTCACCGTTTTCAGTCGCCGCCcgaccggcgccggtgccgccgcgacaggactgtcacagcagcagacgAGCCCTACATCCACCTTGGCGCCGAACGTCAGCAATGGAAGCGGGgtcagcagcggccacgcaTTGCGCAGCTCGGCTAACGCAAGCGGCGCCACGGCCAACGATGAGCGTCCAGGGGTGATGGAGTTTGCCAAGAACCTCTCCGAGCGACACCTCAGGTGTGCTTTGTGCGCCAAGGTGGTGGTAGATGTTGTGCTCATCGGGGCGCATGCGTCGGTAGCGTGCCGGCGTTGCGCTCTGGCCTTGCCAGGTACTCACATCACAGAgttgccgcggccgctgcgagaggtgctgcgagcgctgaaggcggcagcgggacTGCCTGAGCCAAACGACGACTTTGTGGGCGATCGCCGCATTCTGCGCGCGAAGCGACCGTTTCCAGTGAGCGCCACGCAGCCCAACGGCACAGAGCCGACGGTAAaagaggagacggcggctGTCGCTTCGCCCGGCTCGCCGGCtccggctgctgccaccTCCACAGCGGCGATGCAAGCGGTCTTAGCGGAGCTGACGGATGCCGAGATGGCCGAGCGCCACCAGATCGGTAGCGCGGAAGCCTCTAGCCGCGCGGAGATCACGACGCGCAGAAGCGTTGCCATCGCAGCGCGagccgcaccggcggcagctgccgggAAGCCTAACGGCGTCTCGAGCCGACAGTACAAGCTGGAGGCGGACCGCAAGTATGAGAACGCGGAGTACGTCGCTGCGTTGGAGCTGTATACCAAGGCAATCAAGCTGCAGCCGATGGATCATCAGTCGAACGTCAAGTTCCTCTACGGCAACCGTAGTGCTGCCCACTATATGGCGCAACGGTACAACGAGTGCATTGAGGACTGCCTCGAGGTAGTGCGCCTGGACCCGGGCAGCGTGAAGATGCTGTCGCGCGCCGCTCGCTCTGCCTGCACGATGGGAAATCTGAAGCGTGCCGTGGAGATCATGGAAAGCACGCCGAAGGATCGCTTGACCAGCGACATGGAGGCGGAGCTTGCCCGGTACAAGAGCGGCCTCGAGGCGTACCGCCACGCCGAGCGGTGCTTCGGCACTCCGGAAGGCGATGAGCAGTACCGGATGTTGGTTGCTCAGTTCAGCGATACCGTGCCGTTTCGAGTTCGAAGTGCCGAGTCGCTGCGGGAGCAGCGCCACTACATGCGCGccgtggaggtgctggaggcgctctCGTACTCCACGCGCACCCCGGCTGCGTGCCGCATCATGAGCGAGTGCCTCTACCTCTCCGGCTTCGAGTACTTTGAGCGGGCGCGGAAGTGCATCgtggacgcggcgcagctggacgaCGCCTGCAACGAGCTTCTGAAGAAGATTGATGCCGTTGACGACGGTAAGCAGAAGGGCAACTCAAACTTCAACAAGAAGAACTACGGCCCGGCGGCCGAGTACTACACGGTCGCTATTCAGGCCGCCGCTGACAACGAtcaggtgctgcgcgtgctctACTGCaaccgcgccgccgcgtaTAAGGAGTTGGGCCGCTACCGGGAGGGCGTCGAGGACTGCACCAAGACGCTGCAGATCGACAAGGAGTTCTACAAGGCGtacgcgcgccgcgcgcgctgccacgAACACCTCGGCGACCACTTTGCCGCCGTGCGGGACTTCAAGAAGGCGATCGAGTACGACGGCACCGACCGCGAGCTGGCCCGGGAGCTGAGAGCGGCAGAGCAGAACCTGgccaaggaggcggagaaggagagggacTTTTACTTTCAATTAGGTGTCTCTCGCACCGCGACAGAGCGAGAGATCAAGCTCAAGTACCGCGAGCTctcgctgcggtggcaccCGGACAAGTGCATTGGCCTGGATGAGGTCGAGCGCGAGCGGGCCGAGCACAAATTCAAAATTATCAGTGAAGCGTACGCCACCTTGGTGGATGCCGTGAAGAGGCGCGAGTACGACGCGAAGCAGGATCGCGAGCGCTTCACGCGTGCTGGCGGGTTCAATTTCTCCTCCACAtacagcggtggcagcgcaaACGACTACTACCGCGGTCGtcaccgcgccggcggcaacGGCTTTTGGTAG
- a CDS encoding glycosyltransferase-like protein gives MELMLLGFLYAFGAACVVNYLIMFVRIRTTEMYVQRRKRVVDAYEKLYGPLGNGAVEEREGEDHAPETDASADLLSKEPLRVAFLHPDLGIGGAERLIIDAAVGLQKRQSIRLVELIIVTNHHDRSRAFEETTDGTVRIVVRGSALPASIFGRARVLCATIRMGFAAFATCWSFPNTDCFVVDQVAAAMPVLHFFAGRTPILFYSHFPDQLCDPNRNPDRTFKSAGSGLAPWHETYRGFFDQVEASSMKFATNIVCNSKFSRQVCIDTFPTLADKIHEVTDIFYPPVEMKVREVTEDTLSQSAALRELKQAVSGAVTFVSINRYERKKNIELAIEAFALLLSTGEFKGAEGKKPLMLIIAGGYDPRLAENVQYADELAALATTKLRIPASQVRYLKNISDDEKAVLLSEMRALVYTPSREHFGIVPVEAMAYSKPVVAIADGGPCESVGSVELEDPSKCGGLLSSPEPAAFAEKMARFARDPVYAAKVGAQGRARVLEKFSMEAFSMQLVTRLVRLRSEADKKLLAEGIELAKKEAASKAGKSSQKAKSD, from the coding sequence ATGGAGCTCATGCTGCTCGGTTTCCTCTACGCCTTCGGGGCGGCGTGTGTGGTGAACTACCTCATTATGTTTGTGCGCATCCGGACGACGGAGATGTACGTGCAGAGGCGGAAGAGGGTCGTCGACGCTTACGAAAAACTGTACGGGCCTTTGGGGAACGgtgcggtggaggagagggagggtgaggaCCACGCGCCTGAGACCGATGCGTCAGCTGACCTGCTGTCCAaggagccgctgcgcgtcgccTTCCTCCACCCGGACCTCGGCATCGGTGGCGCGGAGCGGCTGATCATCGATGCCGCTGTTGGACTCCAGAAGCGCCAATCGATCCGCCTCGTCGAGTTGATCATCGTCACGAATCACCACGACCGCAGTCGAGCCTTCGAGGAGACGACGGATGGTACGGTGCGCATTGTGGTGCGGGGCAGCGCGCTGCCCGCCAGTATCTTCGGCCGCGCCAGGGTGCTGTGCGCCACGATTCGCATGGgcttcgccgccttcgcgaCATGCTGGAGCTTTCCGAACACAGACTGCTTCGTTGTAGaccaggtggcggcggcgatgccggtCCTTCACTTTTTCGCCGGCAGAACACCGATACTCTTCTACAGCCACTTCCCTGACCAGCTCTGTGACCCGAACCGCAACCCAGACAGGACCTTCAAAAGCGCCGGCTCTGGTTTGGCTCCGTGGCACGAGACCTATCGCGGCTTCTTCGACCAGGTGGAGGCCTCTTCCATGAAGTTTGCAACGAACATCGTGTGCAACTCCAAGTTCTCGCGTCAGGTGTGCATCGACACATTCCCGACGCTGGCCGACAAAATCCACGAGGTCACCGATATCTTTTACCCGCCGGTGGAGATGAAGGTACGCGAGGTGACAGAGGACACCCTGTCCCAGTCTGCAGCGTTGCGGGAGCTGAAACAGGCAGTGAGCGGCGCTGTCACCTTCGTCTCCATTAACCGCTACGAGCGTAAGAAAAATATCGAGCTGGCCATCGAGGCCTTCGCGCTCCTGCTGTCGACGGGCGAGTTCAAGGGTGCAGAGGGTAAAAAGCCGCTGATGCTGATCATCGCCGGCGGCTACGACCCCCGGTTGGCGGAGAACGTGCAGTACGCCGACGAGCTTGCCGCGCTTGCGACAACGAAGCTGCGCATTCCAGCTTCCCAGGTGCGCTACCTAAAGAACATTAGCGACGATGAAAaggccgtgctgctgtcTGAGATGCGGGCACTCGTGTACACGCCCTCTCGTGAACACTTCGGCATTGTGCCGGTGGAGGCCATGGCGTACTCGAAGCCGGTTGTCGCGATCGCCGATGGCGGCCCGTGCGAGAGCGTCGGCAGCGTGGAGCTGGAAGACCCGTCAAAGTGCGGCGGACTCTTGTCGTCGCCGGAGCCGGCGGCGTTTGCGGAGAAGATGGCGCGCTTTGCGCGCGACCCGGTCTACGCCGCCAAGGTTGGTGCACAAGGTCGCGCCCGCGTCCTCGAGAAGTTCAGCATGGAGGCGTTCAGCATGCAGCTAGTGACGCGCCTGGTGCGCCTGCGGAGTGAGGCGGACAAGAAGTTGTTGGCTGAGGGCATCGAGCTTGCCAAGAAAGAGGCCGCCTCAAAGGCAGGTAAATCTTCACAAAAGGCAAAGAGCGACTGA